The Kribbella sp. NBC_00662 nucleotide sequence CGGCCGGACTGCGAGGTAGCCGCCGTCCGTGCCTACCCCGCAGACATCACCCGACCTGAGGGTCTGTGGCTTGACGTTCAGTGGGTCGGCCTTGGCCCAGTACTTCCTGGCCGTCTCACTGGAGAACTCCTTCTTCGCGCCGAGCACCGAGATCGCCGTGTACGGCGGTTTCTGATCGGACCCGATCCACCAGTCGGTCACGTCGAGGCTCGTGCCGCGATACGTGTTCCTCGGTCCGAAGTTCCACGTCGCTTGGCTTCGCTGGGTGATCTGACGGTACCGGCCTGGTGGAATCGGCGCGTCCGCACTGGCTCCGGTGAGTCTGGCCGCGGTGGCCAGGAAGGTGCCGGCGTCAGCGGCGGCGCCAGGCGGCGGAGCGTCGTTCTTGGTGACGACATCGTTGATCAGGAATCCGCCGGCCAGTGTCGCGGCGAGTGCCCCCGCGAGCACCGTCCGGCGCAAGGTGGCCGGGCGGCGGCGGACTGGAGGCGGGGTCAGCAGACGCTGACGAGCGCGGGCCAGGGCAATCGGGTCGGGCTGGGGTACGTCGTCGCGTACCCGTTTGAG carries:
- a CDS encoding CU044_5270 family protein, with amino-acid sequence MNEIDLLKRVRDDVPQPDPIALARARQRLLTPPPVRRRPATLRRTVLAGALAATLAGGFLINDVVTKNDAPPPGAAADAGTFLATAARLTGASADAPIPPGRYRQITQRSQATWNFGPRNTYRGTSLDVTDWWIGSDQKPPYTAISVLGAKKEFSSETARKYWAKADPLNVKPQTLRSGDVCGVGTDGGYLAVRPQGAGSNCMPSWFTPSPDFLARLPRDPGKLLATLRKNDGMAPAPGTTPERADSAAFDRATLVLASGIAPSDLRAALYEAVRTIPGIQLQADAVNLDGKSGRAVSLVEQFGIRKELIIDPRTGQFLGLREVATITAPLNGDGDPMPYKRGDVVKWTSVSTRITPTRPTIR